In the Buteo buteo chromosome 8, bButBut1.hap1.1, whole genome shotgun sequence genome, TCTTTATGGAAACCCTCCAATTTACCCCCCAAATATACCACCCCACCACACacttctttgtgtgtgtgtgttaatgcAAAATTAGGACTTCTGCAGACCCTTTCCATCTTGGTGGGACCAAGGGGATACGCTGACCAGCTATGCTTGTAGCCAGAGAGCAAGAGGCTGTCCAAGCAAGCCTCCACTACTCTCTGCTTCCCCTCACGTAACCCTCCCCTTTCAACCCACAGGCtcagaaaaggcttttctgaACACACCTGAGCACAGGACTCCTGCATCCTCTTTGTGTTGGCAGTTGTGCTGGCCCCATGCCCTAGAGGGACATGCCCAGAGATCAGATTCAGCCCCAGTGCAGTTCACATCATCCAGCCAGATATGTCCTGAGCCTTCACCATAATGAGCAGAGACAAATTCCTTGATGGCATGTCCACATCCCAGCTGTTTGCAAACAACATTAGCATCTGATAGATCCCAGTTATCATCACAGACGGTGCCCCAGATGCCGTCATGATAAAGCTCTACTCTCCCAGCACATCGGTTTGTTCCATTCACCAGCCTGATCTGTCTGCTACctgcaggaagaaaacccaaccaTCAACAAGCAATATAATGATAATGCACAGGGTCAGCATAATGGCTGTAtgtttaaaacacttttaaggCACCATCTTCTTGTTATATCCCAGTTCTTCTGTTATGGTTTCTTGGGCAGAACTCCTGTGATGCTAAAACCGCATAAAGGGAAAGGCCTACTCCTGCATCAGGTAAACATTTGAATAATTCCTGTGAAATGTTGCAAACAAGGAGGAGTGTCTAGTCATGCTAATTATATACAGAGATCACCTTATCTTAGAATGCTGGAGAAGCTGTTTTCTATCTAAACTCATTTAGTTAGACAGAGACAGTTTCTGTTACAGATGGGTTACAAAATAAGACAAGAGTAGAAACAGTTCTCATTTACTTTGAAAGGCTGCACTTATCTTAAATACAGAAGTgtcacaaaataaaacctatttaATTCCCAAGTGACAGTCAGAATgtgtattatttctttttgattctGTGAGAGAAATTCTTGAAGAAATTCAGATGAAGAAAGCATTATGTAAATTCCACTTGCTTCCTCAACTATCATTTGTCCCTTAGAGTATGCAAGCAGGTGGGTATCACAAGCTCAGACCCATGCCTATAGATCTGGTGAGACCACAGCACAAGGTGGGCTAGAGTCAACCCTAGGAAGCATTCTGTACCTTTCACATAGTAACTCACCTGAGCAAAACACACCAATGTCTTCAGCAACTCCTGTTGGCACTGTCTGAGAACAGGAGGTGTTACAGAGCATCAGCTGAGTCTCATGTCCAGCACACTGGACACTTCTTAAGCCAACAGGACCCACGCCTCGCTCAGACCTTGGAAGGTAATAGGCTTTCTCAGCAATTCCACACTGGAGCTGTCTGCATACCACATGAGCATCCTTAATGTTCCAGTCATCATCCAGGACTCTCCTCCACACGCCATGGAGTGAGATCTCAACTCGCCCATCACAGCGGCTCTCACCACCCGAGAGTCTGAGTGGTTCAGCAAGACCTGGGCTCAAGAGGGTTGGAAAATGTATTGAATAACATCTACTGCAGTAGAAATAACATGCAGAAGAGAGATGGAAGACAAATTTCTATGttggtaaaaaaataattctcaccACTGGTTAAAGAGGCAGCCACTGCTAAggctttgtttgctttcatgCACACAGGGGTCTGCAATGGGAAGCGAGAAAAGCTTCCCCAGCTCAAACACTAGATCCTGTGAGGAGTCAGGCACATCTAAACAATGTGAATCCCTCTACTAAATGAAGTTTCTATGCTGAAACCAAGGTTGGAGGGATgggcaaaaggaaaggaaagggcatTAAAGACAGGCTGACATAACAGACTTGCTTAGCAGTGTGAGATCACCAACGCTGCTTTGGTCTGAAGTTGCACTACCCATAAAAAGCCGCTCCTGACTTACCTGAGCAAATAACAGTGGCTGCTTCTCTGGCTGAACAGGCTGGATTGCCCAAAGTCACTTGAGCACAATCCCATAGGCAGGACTCTGTCccttcacagtgaaaaacatCTCTCCATATGGGCCCATCCCCATCCACGAAATGGTCTCCTGTCTGGATTGACATTGCATAGCCACAGTTCAGCTGATGACAGAGAACGCTGGCAGCTTGCAAATTCCAGTGGGAGCGGCAGAGTCTTCCCCACGTGCCTCCATGGCGGACCTCCACTCTGCCAGAGCATGTGGTGCCGTTCACCAACCTGACACCTGGGCACCCTGAATATAAGAGAAAGTGAGTACCAAGATGTCATGTTCATAACTGCTCATGGGCATGACCTGAAAGTGACTGGGAAATGGGAATGAGTTTTCCTTAGCATTCAGTAGTAAAAATTACTCCACTGGGCCACGGGAACTTCCATACTCATAACTAGACTTCAGCCCACCCTATTTTACTAAGAAGAATGACTAGAAGTCAGGATCTGGTCCCCTTTGCCATTTTTAAACCCAGGGCACTAGGTTTCAGGGCTCTGGGTGAACCAATAGACCTTAATTGTTCTGACCAGTCACCTCACCTAGGGCCTCCAGCTATGTACGCTTGGGCTAATTGTCCAAGGCCTCACTTAAACCTGGACCAGGCCTTCAGTCCTTGCCTCAACCATGTGGCTGGTGTAACTGCCTCCAGTCTTGTCTCCTGCTACTCCTGACTGTGCTCTCCAGTTGCACCCTACATCTGATTGATTACTTTGCCTTGTCTAGGACTGTGCATAGACCTTGTTATCTGTACCTTCCTCCGTCCTCTCTGCAGATGCTTTGGGTTGTGCCTTGGTGGGTAAGGACACACTGACTGTGTTGTCCTCACTCGCTGCCCCCAGCTCATCCTACCTTGTGGAGCAGCCCTGTTCTTGCTGTTCCCTGACACTAGGAGCATTTCACAAAGAATAGCCTTGTGATACAGGTGAAGTCCTCAAAGGAGTTTTTCAGTTCTCCTCTTAGACCTTTCCGCTGCTCACCTGAACATACCACACGAGCAACTTTTCCAGCAGGGCATTCATCATGACCTCGCACACTCACAAGGCAGTCTCTCAGGCGTGAGCCATTCTTCTTGCAGCTGAATGTGCCATTCCAGACAGATCCATTTCCTTTCCCGAAGGACTGTCCATCTGGTATCATTAGGGCAATTCCACAgtccagctgctggcagagggcGTCAGCAGCTGGTAAATCCCACAGGTAGTCACACAGGGTTCCCCACGTGCCTCCATGAAGAAGCTCTACTCTCCCTGAACATCTGGTGCTGCCATCTGCCAGCCTGTACCCACCATAGCCTGCAGGAAGAATAAAGGAACTTAGCagttatatttttttgtgtgtcattgcactgaaaattttaagagaGATCTAACTGCAAGGAACTAATACTTGCTGTGTCTCAGGTTACTGGGAAGCATGTTAGACCAGTATGCTCATAAgccagctctgaaaataaaaaaggtctTTATTGTCCATGTTGTAGCCTGCACTACATCACTAACAGTCTTTGACTCTTTAAGTTCagtctctcctccttttctctgctctctcctcccccatAATGGTTGTTGCTGCTACCTTGCAACATCTTTTCTTGCAGAGGCAGTTCCAGCATTGCCTTGCATTTGGAGCACGTGAGAAGCTCAGAGTAGGAGCTACCAGTAGCACTCCCTCTCCCAGTAGTTAGTCATCTCACATTACCCAGTAAGCAGCAACTGCGGCGTACAATTCTCAACTTTCACCTATGCCACAGCATAAGGCTCTGAACACAACAGGCCATGCCCATCAGCATATTCACAATAATTTAAGTGCAGCATGGGTAGGACCATGGTGTCCTACTGCCAGCCCCATGCAGTCCCTCTGTCTCCTCACACTGTTACTTCTTACCCTTGCCTGGTCCTTGCATCATACTCCCCCTAATGAGACCTGGATTTCCGCTCTGAGCTGTGACTCTAGCAAGATGGAGGAAGGACCCAAGACCTGTCAGTTACTGATACCTTAACTGCGCTGTTTGGCTGTCACAGCTGCCCAGCCAGCACTCCAGATTGCCATGGCCAGTGGGACAGTGCCCAAGGCAGTCTTGAAACAGACTGCAGCCCTTTGACTGGGAAATGGGCATGAACTGCAGTCCTTTCCAGGCTTGTTTTGTGACAGGGTGTTGACAGTAGCTCTGCCCCATGTTCAGTTTACCCCTTTTGATTTGTGCCCTGTGTTTGCTAGGTCTAATCATCACTTTTGTAGTTGGTGGCAGTAAGTTAGATGTATTTAGAGCCCCCAGCAGCCATGACTGTACGgagtttttaaataatgttacCTGGCAGTCACAACTAAAGTCATCCAGGCCTCttgacaactttttcttttttcttttttagataaCTTCAATTTGTAACTTGTGCCTCCTTTGACCTTTTGGAGGTATGGTACCTCTCCCAGTTTTATAATTAACTGAAGTGCCAGCGATTAACATACACACtggcagcacagaaaataaattcatttctCCATGTTGCTGCTTGTCTGCTCTGGCCATCTCTCCTTTTATGTATATGAGAAAGACATGGAAGGAATTCTCAGCACTATTGAGTGCATACCTCTAGTAGcataaaagaaattacagcCCTTTTGAGATCTGCATCCCTGGTGCAGAAGTGAAGTGGTTAGAACAGCCCATGTTAAATGCACACTCTCGAGTGAATGAGAGATTGTGGGGCTGCACTTTATTACTTCCTGGCCTTCCCTGGATGGCTCAGGGCATGATTAGGGAAGCACCCAAGAACCCTGAGAACCACAGAAATATGCAGAGGCTCTGAACGGTGGGTtgacaggaagaaaacataTAGGACATATGTAAATTACATCCATCAGTCCAAAGTCTCACCTGAACATACAACAGTGGCATCATAAGAGCATGTCTTATTATGGTGCAGCATCCTGCGACACTCTGCAAGGCGAGTCTCATTCCCTACACAGTGAAACTCTTCTTGCCAGATCAGTTCATGTCCGTCTCCAAAGTGAGTTCCTCTCAAGATACCCACAGGCTGGCCACATTTTAACTCATTACATATAACAGAGGCAGTTTTGAAATCAATATGTGAAAAACAGACTGTAGCCCAAGTTTCTTCTTGCTGTACTTTCAGATGTCCTGAGCAGGCAGTGTCCCCTCCAGTCAGACGCAGCCTAgagaaacctggaaaaaaaatccaagaaatcCAGCATCAAGGGTTGGTTGTACTGACCTAATTTAATAACTCCCATACCTTCATGGGCAGCACACATGTCACTTTTCTGACGACCACTGacacttttaaataaacattgtGACAATTCCTGTATGCCACCACCAAGACAGAAAATGCTGTGTGGGAATGCTTATTTCTTAGTATGTGAAAATACTAAATCCTTAGGAAGCTACAGGAGGGAAGTTTTGaacattttccaaatgcttGAGAAGTAGCaatccccaaacaaacaaataaataagtagCCATTTACTAGTGTCTGTCCTCGAGGCTTCATTATtcaaatgagaaagaagaaaattaactctatcccagccaaaaccagcacactctTCTATGTCATTTACTATGTCTACTTCCATTATGTCACTGCTGTGCCCAGGCAAAGGAGACATACACTTCTAGTAAGCAGAAGACTTAATGCTTGTGCAACTTGCTTTGGCTGAGCAGAGGCTATGGAGAAAGTGTTACCTCTGTGCAGTACGTGGCTTTTTCCAGCTAGGACAAAGTTTGACCTCAGCCTCGTAGCATTTTTCTATTATACAAGGTTGGGTGACTTCTTACCTGAGCAGACCACTCCAGTATCAAAGTAATGAGGGCAAGTAAAAACACCCCATCCTGCATGTGAGCAATTCCAGAGAGCGGATTCATCACCACGGCAATCAAGTCGATACAACCACGTTGGTCCAGATCCTTCTCCAAAAGGAGCTCGATTAAGGGCCTGAAGAGCAAATCCGCATCGTAGCTGCTTGCAAACAACCTCAGCATCTTTTATGGTCCAGTCACCATCACACACAGTTCCCCACTGCTCCTGATGTTTTACTTCCACTCTCCCAGAGCAGGGTCTAGTTCCATTTGCCAGCCTCAATTCATCAGCACCTTCATACACAGAGCAAGGTTATGGAAAGGACAGTGCCTAATCACGACTATCTATTGCAGATGGTTAACGAGATTGTTATTACTCTTAAATCAGACTTATTCAGTTCACCTTTCTAAATAGTTCAACTTCAAGGTTTTTTGCAGGGTGTTGTGTCTGTATTTACAAGTTTGAGCTAACAGCACTGCTAAAATGTAAGTTATTTCTAATGACAGGcgagctttctcttcttctgacCTATCAGGGGTGGGAAAAGCTGAGTAATGTCCCTGCTGTGTGATTCACAAAGATTTCAACAGaaactcttcctttctctttgttgTTCTGCTATGATGATATCCAGCTGAAAACGTTCACTGAGCACCACTTTCTTCATTTCCGTGTTCAGTACTATGTGAAGAAGCAACTTCCCTTGTCTGCCTCAACTTCTTCCTCTCAGACAAACTATTACTTGCAACTCAGTGTCCCAATactcttctttccctcttctcttgCCCTAGCCATGGGGTACCCTAGTCAGGGGTACCCGAAGAGAAGAGAATTATTCATGAGGGGTGGCAAGCTATCTCAGGAGATGCAGCAGCATAAGCAAGACAGACAGGTAGGTCTTCACGTTGTTCCTCATGCCCCACCATCTCTTGGGGTGAGGGTGAAGCTGATGCCCAAAGAACcctcttttcctgctcttctcccaggtCTGCCTCTTTCCTTTGATATGGGTACACATTTCCCAGCCCTTTTAACTGTGGACTCACAAAATAACACTACAGTCATCACAGAGCACTTGATAAAGAGCCTGACAGAAGAGGGAAGATGCACATGTTGGTTTCTTGCCTTACAGTGTTGGACGGCTACTATAGATGCACCAAAAATTATACAGTAGCTTAGCACAGGGACTTAAAGGCTAGAAAACACAGGGAGAATTTTGTTACATTCAAATGCAGGGATGATGGTGGAACACAGGTGCAGTTCTTAGGAAGCCAAGCTACACAAAGGCCTGCTAGGATCCAAGAAACACAGGGGAATGGGTCTGAGTCTGTGTCTTACACAGACACAGTAAACATTGGAAAAACTGAAGCATGTGACCGAAGATGTAAtgacacacaaagaaaaaaagtggacTTGTTCAGGAAttgttttaaggttttttttcccagtcaggAATTTTAAGGCAAGAGTTTTGGAACATCTTTTCATAAAAAAGATTCTTTACTTACAGAAAGATTCATATCTGCTTGAGTAAAAAGTAtgcacagaatcacagaatcatagaacatGTTGAGTTAATATTCTGAATTGAAACAGACAATGATTTTCTGTAGATGTTTGTGAAaacattgaaacaaaaaaacccccaaacctgtCAAATTCCATCAAAAACAGTCACTACTGTAATTAAACAACAATATGGATGGCATTCATTTGTTAGGGTGATAGAAGGCTTGTCTCCAAGTGCAAAGGAGAACAGAGAAACAATGGCAGGTGAGGAAATCCCAATAATCATCAGGGCCCTGCCTTGACCCCTTCTAGGGCTCTCCCAGCAGAGCAATCAGCCCTCACTGTCAAGGTGTGAAACCCATCAGATGAATCAACATGAGGGCTTTCCCTGTCACCTTAGAGACTGCCTAAATAGTATGGGACACTCTATGGAATGCAAGAAAAGCATCTTGGAATTGCACAAGGCTTATTATGGGATGTTTAGGAGAGGACTTaaaggtggggaaagggagggatcAAGGATGTTTTGGTAGGAGTAAGCGTGGGAAAATAGAAGGGTAACTGGATAAAAGGACCAGAcgcaatgggcacaaactgaaacacaggattTTCCATCTGAATAtctggaaacacttttttcccaGGAGGAtgactgagcactggaacaCACTACCCAGGAAGGCTGTGGAGTTGGcttccttggagatattcaaaagccatctagACATGGTCCTGGCAACCGGCTCTACGTGGCCCGGCTCAAGCAGgtgggttggaccagatgacctccagcgctcccttccaacctcaaccattctgtgattctatgaaaagcaGCCAGTGGTGGGTAAGCAGGCTGCTCGTCAGTATGCTCCTCTGGCTATGCCCTGCACCTAATCAACACTGTCCATTGTGTCTTCTCATTAAAATCTATTTCTAACTGTTTTCCTGGGTGAGGTGACTCTGTGCATACATAcactctgtgcatgtgtgtgtatggagGTCTAagtgccagcaactggagcTGGACTACAGGTCACAGAAGCACGTGTCTTTGGTGCtgcactggttttggctgggatagagttaaatttcttcatagtagctagaatggggctgtgttttggatttgtcatgaaaacagtgttgataacacagggatgttttatttattactgagcagtgcttacacagagtaagcctcttctgcttctcaccccaccccaccagcgaggaagctgggggtgcacaagaagttgggaggggacacagccaggacagctgaccccaactggccaaagggatattccagaccatatgacattgtagtcagcaataaaagctgggggaagaaggaggaatggGAGACATTTGGAGTTATGACATtcgtcttcccaagtaactgttatgcatgatgaagccctgctttcctggagatggctgaacacctgcctgccgatgggaagtggtgagtgaattccttgttttgctctgcttgcgtgcgtggcttttgctttacttattaaactgtctttatctcaacccatgagttttctcacttttaaccttccgattctctcccaGACCTGTGACTGTTGACTCAGCTCCTGCTCAGATTCTGGCTAACACAGCTTGTGCTAAGGCCTGATGTACGCTGGGAGCAGCGCCATTAGGTCAAAGCAAGAGCACCACGTAGGCGGGACAGGTGCCCAGAAAGAGCTACAGGGCCATTATGCAGCCATTGTCACCTGCAGATTGCTGGTTCCTACAGCCATCATCTTTGTCTGGCAGAATCTGCTAACTTATGGAAATAATATAGACCAAACTTCCAAGCTGGAAGGTATAAAACATCAGCTTACCCCAAAAGCCTTTGAAGCAGAtgcaacagcagctggactgctgaggcttttgtgCTTCCCGGTGTGATAGAGAGGACACCCACATcgtgatggaggaggaaggatgagcacTCTCACTGTTAGCTAGGtaactaattcttttttttttttctcataggtGCACGAATTAAGATTTAATCACGTTATGGAACTGAAGAGGGCTGGCAACTTCTTTTGGGGCTTGGAGGATCATTCAGATTGACCATATAACTAGAGAAGGTTTACAGGACAGTCATGTAAGAAGCCTAGTAACTTTGGTCCCAAATTAGCACTCCTTCAAACCTGACACACAATggaaaattaaagcaaacatCTATAGGACAGGTTTGATCCAATTGTCAGTGCCCGGAGTGCACTAATAATCCTTAATGGCCTTGACCTTCCCCACCTGGGGTCTCCACCCACACACTCTTCCCATGGGCCAAGGCCTCCATTTAAGCACAGGCCTGGACCTTCTGTCCCTGCCTGAGCTATGTTGTAGGTGCACCTGTGTTCAATTCAGGCACAGCCATGCCTGGCCATGGGCCCTGTCGGTCTGCTCTCTGAGCCACAGACTGACTTCTCAGCTTGACCTTGGACCTGACTCATCACCATGAACTTGCCTGATCATCTGAAGCAAGCTGGCAACAAGAGTTGAACCCAACTACCACCCCTATGTCTGCCCTGCTTGCCTCTCTTGGGTACGGCAGGGCTGACCCTGGCTGGTGaggcccctgccctgccagccgtGTTAtcacagctggagcagctggcCCTTGCTGTACCCTCATACCAACTCTACAGCTCATGACTCATGAGTCACCTCTCCAAAGGTGACACAGTTAGCTAAGACAGACAACAATTCTTAGTAAGACTGCACTGGAAGCAAGAAGGGTATCAGAACCTGAACCAGGTACCAAGAGACACCTGCAGTACTCATTATGACCCAGCACTGGGCAGTGATGTGAACAGAAAACAGTGCAGCTGTGCACATCTTGCAAATAGTCCAGAAAGACACCTCTCAGAGATCACCGCCTATCAATGATGGTATTTGATAAGCAACAAAAGATAATGAATTTGCACTAAGAGCCTTGGGTTTTCCAGTAAGAGTTTTCAAAACAATCTGGTGTGGAAAATATtgccttccctctcttcctcaaAAGAGGAAGGCGTTCCTACATATCATACTGCTTGCTGTCATTTGAGATTGTGAAACAAGAATatatcatttttctttgcatttgaaaatgaatcTAATTCCTCTATCTATTCCGTGTAAGTATGTCAGTCTTAGCCCAAGAACTGATGCTAATGCAGCCACTTCCTTCAGTAACCAACCGTTGTTTCGTTTCTCATTCCAGAGTAAACTGCTAGCAGCAGCTAACTGAAAGGCAAGTTTGCCTCCACCTCCATGTGTTCTGTAGCCTGATTCTTCCCTGCTTCATCAGACACAGACAATATAGATTTGACACATGATCACCTCTTATACATAGGCAAAAGTTTTACCTCTTTGCTAACAGTGCTGGACTTCCTCACAATTTCCTGCCTATCATTTAGATTCTGAAACTCAAGAAGTCTAAGGGAGATTATTCAAATGAATGACAACTAGTAACTTCCAAACCCTATTTTTTCTGCAAACTTCCCTGTCTGTCTCCTCAAATTTCCTGAGTAAGAAAGTCTCTCACATACATAGCATAAGCCTCTGATAACTACAAAATAAATCCCTTTGTACTTGCAACACGTTGCCTCAGAAGGAGTATAATCTTTCTGCAATAAGTCTTTTAAGACTCTTCTGAAAGATGTTCTGGAGGACAACCCACAGTTTATTTGAAGAACATAGTCCAAAAAAGAGTTTTCTTACCTTAAAAAGATGtacatttaaaagagaaataatttctaagaAAAGTTAAATTCATAATACATTATTAAAGGAACCAGATAACCTATTTCCATTAGCCATATGCAGGAGCAAAACAAGCAGCTCCTCACTTGAGTGATTGACATCTCTGcacttgaatttttaaataaaccaaCATCTGATGTTTTCAACATGTGACAGCATGCAAGGCTGGAGGCAAAGGTAGGCATAACCCAATCAACAGATTTAAATATTCCCTGATCAAAACTGTAATTTGCTGTAATCAATCTTATGTGAATTTTTTATGATACGTACAGGCACCACTTTTGTATTCCTCACACTCCTTAGCATGTCCCACAAGTGCCTTCACTGAATTCAGCAGTACTAGTCACAGAGTGAGGTTGCGCTTGGATAAGAAGGCATCAGATTTTGGCTTGCTCTTGCTGAAGACCTGGTTCCCCTTATAGGCCAAGGATGAGAATGAGCCATGAATCCCTGTACCCAGACCCTAAGTGGAGGTATTCAGCACACACATGCTGCCTCAGTTGCAGGTTGCCCGCTCACTCCCGGAGGGCTGTGCCTCCTGCACTGCCCGCGTGGTGCACCCTCCCTGGGGAAGAGCCAGTGGCTGCAGTAGCGTGGAACAGAGGTGGGGGTCATAGGTGCTGATGATGGTGGCAAGGTAAAGCTACTCTTCTCTACATCTGCCAGTCAGTCACTCTATTACTATTCcctgttattaaaaagaagttgGCAGAAAACTCACTCTCATTTCTACGGTACTGCTCAGTTGACACTCAAACATTGCTACAAAGATGTCTAAATACAAATGCTTAAGATTGTCCTTCACAATCCTTTGCACAGAAAGGCCTGTGCCTCCTCTTCCTGCCCACTTGAAGTGTGACTGCATCCACACAACTGGTGAGAACCTTTAAGACTAGGGCCATGCTACATCGAAGTATCAACCATGAAGTCTTGTTCTCATCATATGGGGATGCGACCACCACCAGAATGCCACAGTGCCACCTCCATGTGTATAGAGACAAAAATGAGGATTCCAAAATGTATCTCTCATCATCAGCTTCCAACATGTACACATAGCTCTAAAGAGCAGAGAGGCAAATAGCGATAAGATTCAGATATACAGCAACAACTGGGGGGACAGTATGATACTCGGCCGAACTCCACTAGacacacagagcacagcaacaTCATTTTAACTGGTGTTGAACAAAGATGTGGAGTTATTCATTCTGTCTACACAGAGCTCAACAGGGGAGGCAAGACAGTAGTAAGAATACCCAGCTGGTTTCCATTACAGCTTGGCTGTTTACTGAACTTGGACTCGAATTCCTGTAAGAATGGCCAGTCACTGATGTCTGagtaaaatacaaaactatTACAAATGGCTTACCCTTCTTTCTCTCAGGATCACCAAGGAGATGGAATCAAAGGCAGAAATGTACTTAAACACCCTCTTCACACTTTGCCTTACAGGTTGATGGAATAACAACGTATTTATACTGAATTTACATTCTTTTCCTATCTCACTGCCTTATGTGAAATAAAGTATGTACTTACCCAGGGAGACCTGAatggagaggagaagcagccacAACACTGGGGTAGAAAGATGTCCTTTTGTTGCCATCCTGATTGCAGACAGATGAAACTTCACTGTCTGTTAGGCGCTGCCTAGACCAAACTCTGCATGGGCTTCTCTGTCTCACAAATGACTACAAAGGAGGAAATATATAGATTCACATGCTAGCATGAACTACATTAAGGAGCCAATAGAAATATTGTTCACCTTTTTAGACATTATCAACAGATTCATCTCAAATCTGAAAGAACCAAAACCTCcaataaaatttgaaaattgtGCCTGTGACCTTATATGAAGGATGATTGCGCTTCTGATGTCATCATCAGTATTGCCTTGTTTTACTATGAGACCTACATTGGCGGTAAGGGTAGAGCAGTACACAAAATGGTTATTTCTCACCTGACAAAGCAATGTGAAAGTACAAAACTTTGGTCATTTTATGAATcactttggaagagaaaaaggcaaagaaaatccCTAACTTTGTAGCTCATCCATCTCCTTGGGAGAAATTGTACTCTCACTATAAAATCAACAGATGGCATTTA is a window encoding:
- the LOC142034084 gene encoding antigen WC1.1-like; amino-acid sequence: MATKGHLSTPVLWLLLLSIQVSLGADELRLANGTRPCSGRVEVKHQEQWGTVCDGDWTIKDAEVVCKQLRCGFALQALNRAPFGEGSGPTWLYRLDCRGDESALWNCSHAGWGVFTCPHYFDTGVVCSGFSRLRLTGGDTACSGHLKVQQEETWATVCFSHIDFKTASVICNELKCGQPVGILRGTHFGDGHELIWQEEFHCVGNETRLAECRRMLHHNKTCSYDATVVCSGYGGYRLADGSTRCSGRVELLHGGTWGTLCDYLWDLPAADALCQQLDCGIALMIPDGQSFGKGNGSVWNGTFSCKKNGSRLRDCLVSVRGHDECPAGKVARVVCSGCPGVRLVNGTTCSGRVEVRHGGTWGRLCRSHWNLQAASVLCHQLNCGYAMSIQTGDHFVDGDGPIWRDVFHCEGTESCLWDCAQVTLGNPACSAREAATVICSGLAEPLRLSGGESRCDGRVEISLHGVWRRVLDDDWNIKDAHVVCRQLQCGIAEKAYYLPRSERGVGPVGLRSVQCAGHETQLMLCNTSCSQTVPTGVAEDIGVFCSGSRQIRLVNGTNRCAGRVELYHDGIWGTVCDDNWDLSDANVVCKQLGCGHAIKEFVSAHYGEGSGHIWLDDVNCTGAESDLWACPSRAWGQHNCQHKEDAGVLCSEFLSLRLVDGNGCAGRLEVFYNGTWGSICSNRMSQRTAITVCKHLNCGDSGEIAEDFKYGRGLGPMWLDHIECTEQHTSLWQCQSDPWNPQSCDNRAEETHISCTGRKQATSPAPFAECPNSTSCSDKEKLRVIGGEDGCSGRVEIWHQGSWGTVCDDSWDVADANVVCRQLGCGSAVSALSEAAFGEGTGPIWLEKVHCKGTELSLWDCPAKPLFGKNCDHKEDAAVNCSGMTETTASPTRADLPRRPATESMRISTPVIFCIILGAFLCLVLAVFARQIRSARAQQRGSRLSYDPFSEAVYEEIDYNVMREKQGMTGLSDSYSESSKPKAQFYSGDSDEENDPGATQEVSPLPGNALEDGYDDATEAPGPKDASLSGQNEQEIIEIPQEHDRNKDARTDWSPNVSGSRTSEAARHSSPALEDTGYDDIEELGQ